A region of uncultured Draconibacterium sp. DNA encodes the following proteins:
- a CDS encoding ATP-binding protein encodes MRNRSKHILLSLLFAIIVGVLPVLGNDTIQIDSLKTAVTTETNAEKIVEIYIDLSSLYDYINPDSSLAYAQKALELSKKINYKYGEGTALFLISYVYDQTGDWLPAISNLEQAITIFTETKDSVSLLACYLNLGVMYSYGKDQVQALNYIIKAKNICEETNKTYGLSEAYGNIATYYEYLKEYRSCQLYYQKALDVDIKTENIRNQCLNHISLSYTNLKLNQQEQALLHLNKALELLPQINDKQREIEVLIGFITYYLENEDLPTAETYIKRVINLKNQNNLTKYEVEINYLQGKYYLKKKDFNTAINFYSKAISKSQELEKLDYLSDYFTEAAEAYAGLGQYEKAYQMNSEGKKAFQLLKPDEIIEALGKFEAGEASKAERNKILLEQQLASAKIESDQFKFRVKAAFAIVALLIILATLSFFLFLRKKHTDELKANYNTINHQKLLLEENLVKLAEDEQNLKKLNATKDKFFSIIAHDLKNPFNVLIGISDLLRNEKKAYKSDDFDVLINGMYQAATSGYELLENLLEWSRTQTGTIKFEPQSFFIHKVFEINKDLNLEVAKTKGITINISEKKAMVYADFDMVNFIVRNLLNNAIKFSNKNGNIELLVKKDGEMLIVTVKDDGIGLTPEMIENLFKIEKSVQREGTAHEKGTGLGLILCQEFVKKNGGNIWVDSEIDQGSSFHFSLPLSLS; translated from the coding sequence ATGAGAAATCGGAGTAAACATATTTTACTGAGTTTATTGTTCGCAATTATTGTTGGTGTTTTACCTGTTCTTGGAAACGATACCATACAGATCGATTCGCTAAAAACCGCTGTTACAACGGAAACAAATGCGGAAAAGATCGTCGAAATTTACATCGATCTGTCCAGTTTATACGACTACATAAATCCGGATAGTTCGTTAGCTTATGCACAAAAAGCACTGGAGCTTTCGAAAAAAATAAACTACAAATACGGCGAAGGAACGGCACTTTTTCTTATCAGTTATGTTTACGACCAAACAGGCGACTGGCTTCCTGCCATTTCCAACCTCGAACAAGCCATAACGATATTTACCGAAACCAAAGATTCGGTTTCATTACTTGCATGTTACCTCAACCTGGGCGTGATGTATTCTTACGGAAAAGATCAGGTACAAGCACTTAATTATATCATTAAAGCAAAAAATATTTGCGAAGAGACAAACAAAACTTACGGGCTTTCTGAAGCGTATGGTAATATTGCCACGTATTACGAATATTTGAAAGAATACCGAAGCTGCCAACTCTACTACCAAAAAGCTCTTGATGTTGATATAAAAACCGAAAACATCCGAAACCAGTGCCTGAACCATATTTCGCTGAGCTATACAAACTTAAAACTTAACCAGCAGGAACAAGCCCTTCTTCATTTGAATAAGGCATTGGAACTGTTGCCACAAATAAATGACAAACAGCGGGAAATTGAAGTCCTCATTGGCTTCATTACCTATTACCTTGAAAATGAAGACCTCCCGACGGCAGAAACCTATATTAAACGGGTTATTAATCTGAAAAACCAAAATAATCTCACCAAGTATGAAGTTGAAATTAATTACTTGCAGGGTAAATATTACCTTAAAAAGAAAGATTTCAATACAGCTATTAACTTCTACAGCAAAGCCATATCGAAAAGCCAGGAATTAGAAAAACTTGACTACCTCTCCGACTATTTTACCGAAGCAGCAGAAGCCTATGCCGGCCTGGGCCAATACGAAAAAGCGTATCAAATGAATTCGGAAGGCAAAAAGGCATTTCAACTGTTAAAGCCCGACGAGATCATAGAAGCATTGGGCAAGTTCGAAGCCGGCGAAGCAAGTAAGGCCGAAAGAAATAAGATTTTACTTGAGCAGCAGCTGGCTTCGGCAAAAATCGAAAGCGATCAATTTAAATTTCGGGTAAAAGCGGCCTTTGCCATTGTTGCCTTATTAATTATTTTGGCAACACTCAGCTTTTTCCTCTTCCTCCGAAAAAAGCACACCGATGAGCTCAAAGCCAACTACAATACCATAAACCACCAGAAATTATTGTTGGAAGAAAACCTGGTAAAACTTGCTGAAGACGAACAAAATCTTAAAAAACTAAATGCTACAAAAGACAAATTCTTTTCGATTATTGCACACGATTTAAAAAATCCGTTTAATGTATTAATTGGCATTTCCGATTTACTGCGCAATGAAAAGAAAGCCTATAAATCGGATGATTTTGATGTGCTTATCAATGGTATGTACCAGGCAGCCACGAGCGGCTACGAGTTGTTGGAAAACCTGTTGGAATGGTCGCGTACTCAAACCGGAACCATTAAATTCGAGCCACAGTCTTTCTTTATTCATAAAGTTTTCGAAATCAACAAAGACCTCAATCTTGAGGTGGCCAAAACCAAAGGAATAACCATCAACATCTCGGAAAAGAAAGCCATGGTTTATGCTGATTTTGATATGGTAAACTTTATTGTCCGCAACCTGCTGAACAACGCTATAAAATTTTCGAATAAAAACGGCAACATTGAACTGCTGGTCAAAAAGGATGGTGAAATGCTGATTGTTACGGTAAAAGACGATGGCATTGGATTGACTCCGGAAATGATAGAAAACCTGTTTAAAATTGAAAAATCGGTGCAACGTGAAGGCACTGCCCACGAAAAAGGAACCGGATTAGGTTTAATTCTTTGCCAGGAGTTTGTCAAAAAAAATGGCGGCAATATCTGGGTCGACAGCGAAATAGACCAGGGCAGCAGCTTTCACTTCAGTCTTCCGCTTTCGTTGTCGTAA